In Chloroflexota bacterium, the DNA window AGAGCGATAGTTGCGGGATCGGCGCCGGGAAGAGGGCGATCGGCGCGACGATGCCGCCGAGCAGGCTGCGGAAGGCGTATTCCAGTTCGTTGATCGAATCGGCGTGCGTGATCCAGAAGTTGAGCAGGCCGATGCAGTACGACGTCAGGAAGTTGATGCCGAACGACAGCATGAGCGCAAGCACGAAGAGCGCCAGCGACGCCGGGCTGAGGTCGTACTGTGCGCCGGCCAGCCACGCGATGATGCCGAGCGGCACGATCAGGATCGGCAGGCGGAAGATGCGGTCGCCAAGGTGCGTCGTCAGGTAGTCGTGGATTGGGTTGAGCGGCTTGAGCAGCTTCGGTGAGAGCAGTCCTTCGCGGATGCCGTACTCCAGTTCGTGGTAGACCCACGAGCCGTTCATGTGCCGTACGAAGATCGCCAGCAGGTAGTACGCGACGAAGTCGGCGGACGAATAGCCGCCGACCGGGCCGTCGGCGGCGACCGCCAGCCAGACGGCCAGGCTGATCAGCGGCGATGTGCTGATCAGCATCCAGATGATGATCTGCGCGCGGTACTCCAGGATGCCCTGCCAGTTGGCGCGCAACAGGGCCAGGTACTTACGCCGCATCGGCCTGTCCCTCGCCGGCGAAGACGCGACCGATCACTTCCTCAATCGCCGGCTCCTCGATCGTCAGGTCGGCGATCGGCAGCTCGGCCAGCATGCGCGCTGTGATAATCGATGTTTGCTCGCGCGGTACCAGCAGTTCGGCGTTCAGCCCCTCCTGGCGGCGCACCTCGCCGTATGCTGACAGGTCGTGCCCGGCGGGCAGTTCCGCGAAGTCCACGCGCACCAGCTTGTACGGCGCGATCTTCTCGGCCAGCGCGCGCAGCCCGCCGTCGTAGATCAACTTGCCCTCGTTGATGACGATCACGCGCTTGCAGAGCGCCGTCACATCGGCCATGTAGTGCGATGTCAGGATCACCGTGGCGTTCCAGCGCTGGTTGTACTGCGCGACGAACTGCCGGATGTTCGTCTGCATCGTCACGTCGAGGCCGATCGTCGGCTCGTCGAGGAAGAGCACACGCGGGCGGTGCAGGAGCGCGGCCGCGAGCTCGCACTTCATGCGCTCGCCGAGCGAGAGCTTGCGCACCTGTTTCTTTAATAATGGTTCGAGGTCAAGCAGTGCCGTCAGTTCGCCAAGCATCGCCTTGAATTGCGCGTCCGGAATCTCATAGATCGCTTGGTTGACGAGGAACGTCTCGATGGCCGGCAGATCCCACAGCAGTTGCTGCTTCTGACCCATCACGAGCGTGAACTGGCGTAGGTAGGCCGGTTTGCGGTCGTACGGCGTATAGCCCAGCACACTGACCGTGCCGCGGGTCGGATACAGCAGGCCCGACAGCACCTTGAGCGTGGTCGTCTTGCCGGCGCCGTTCGGCCCGAGGAAGCCGACGACCTCGCCCGCTTCGATGCGGAAGCTCAGGTCGTCCACCGCCTTGACGTCCTCGTACTTGCGGCTGATGAATGAGCGCAGCGAGCCGATCAGGCCGGGCTCTTTCTGGTGCGTCTGGTAGTATTTGCAGAGGTGCTGTACGTCGATGATCGGTGTGTCTGGCAATGCATGCACATCCTTCACGAGATTGTGAGAGGATTCTACCACAAGGTGTGCGTAGGGTCGGTCGCCCCGGGCGACTTGTTTGACC includes these proteins:
- a CDS encoding ATP-binding cassette domain-containing protein, which codes for METTEQAGLFHKSKVKQVARGDRPYAHLVVESSHNLVKDVHALPDTPIIDVQHLCKYYQTHQKEPGLIGSLRSFISRKYEDVKAVDDLSFRIEAGEVVGFLGPNGAGKTTTLKVLSGLLYPTRGTVSVLGYTPYDRKPAYLRQFTLVMGQKQQLLWDLPAIETFLVNQAIYEIPDAQFKAMLGELTALLDLEPLLKKQVRKLSLGERMKCELAAALLHRPRVLFLDEPTIGLDVTMQTNIRQFVAQYNQRWNATVILTSHYMADVTALCKRVIVINEGKLIYDGGLRALAEKIAPYKLVRVDFAELPAGHDLSAYGEVRRQEGLNAELLVPREQTSIITARMLAELPIADLTIEEPAIEEVIGRVFAGEGQADAA
- a CDS encoding ABC-2 family transporter protein; protein product: MRRKYLALLRANWQGILEYRAQIIIWMLISTSPLISLAVWLAVAADGPVGGYSSADFVAYYLLAIFVRHMNGSWVYHELEYGIREGLLSPKLLKPLNPIHDYLTTHLGDRIFRLPILIVPLGIIAWLAGAQYDLSPASLALFVLALMLSFGINFLTSYCIGLLNFWITHADSINELEYAFRSLLGGIVAPIALFPAPIPQLSLYLPFRYTLSFPVEILLGRVSPDEMLLGFTVQAAWLALFLGLYAVLWRQGLQAYSAVGA